A genomic segment from Gossypium hirsutum isolate 1008001.06 chromosome D04, Gossypium_hirsutum_v2.1, whole genome shotgun sequence encodes:
- the LOC107911529 gene encoding uncharacterized protein isoform X2: MAFRGSSYPIEFSLFQRGGIDIVYGSLRNLMKLEGAFGMTPQEVYNAVHYEKHHKQEQINELLEEIENDQVADEPVNPFRLPTIFRASLEKKREGNFIVAGFIATVTFAAAITVPGGFKSEKGSEEGTPFLIHDAAFKVFIISNAFAFIFSLSTLSVYLRTMYFFSSNSNQQRETLIIRMIGRQLLSGARIAMVIAFSTASYVVLKPSHALAIASCLVGPAFIFTSLLTRKCMLILLWKRFYFGKISCFRLVFLPFSLVYKAQFCPKPSKPS; the protein is encoded by the exons TTTTCTCTTTTCCAGCGTGGTGGTATTGACATTGTATATGGATCACTCAGAAATCTAATGAAGTTGGAAGGTGCTTTTGGAATGACACCTCAAGAAGTTTATAATGCAGTTCATTATGAGAAACATCATAAACAG GAGCAAATCAATGAATTGTTGGAAGAAATTGAGAATGATCAAGTGGCGGACGAACCGGTTAATCCCTTTCGCTTGCCAACTATCTTTAGAGCAAGCttggagaagaaaagagaaggtaATTTTATAGTGGCAGGATTTATAGCCACGGTCACATTCGCGGCAGCGATAACCGTCCCAGGTGGTTTCAAGAGTGAAAAAGGATCCGAAGAGGGTACTCCTTTTCTGATTCATGATGCAGCCTTTAAAGTATTTATCATATCGAATGCATTTgcctttattttctctctttccaCCCTCTCCGTTTACCTTAGGACGATGTATTTCTTTTCCTCAAACTCAAATCAGCAACGCGAAACTTTAATAATACGGATGATCGGTAGGCAACTCCTTAGTGGTGCACGGATTGCAATGGTGATTGCTTTCAGCACAGCCAGCTATGTTGTGTTAAAACCTTCTCACGCACTTGCCATAGCTTCATGTTTGGTCGGCCCTGCCTTTATTTTCACTTCTTTACTTACCCGCAAATGCATGTTAATTCTTCTGTGGAAACGGTTTTACTTTGGGAAAATTTCTTGTTTTAGACTTGtttttttaccattttcattGGTGTACAAAGCCCAATTTTGCCCAAAGCCCAGCAAACCCTCCTAA